Genomic window ([Empedobacter] haloabium):
GCGCAGCGTGCTGTTGGCGTCCGGGTAGACGGCCTGGCCACGGCTCTTCATGAAGGCGATCTTGGCTTTCATGTAGCTGCCGTAGGCTTGCTGCAGCTTGCCGCCCAGTTCTTCCTCTTCCGCCTCGTCCTTCATGAAGCTGTCGAAGGTGGCGACGGCGGCCTTGATGAAGGCGTCGTTGCTGGCCTGGAAGTCGGCCGGCTTCTTGTCCAGCCATGCGTTGCGGTCGGCGTCGTTACCCAGCTTGCTGCCGGCGTACAGCTTGTCCAGCGCGGCGGACAGTTCGGCGTCGCTCATGCCCGACTTGATGCCCAGCGCGGCGTTGAAGGCCGGCTTCTGCTCGGCCGCTGGCTGCGCCAGGTAGTTCTTCAGGTGGTGCATGACGAGCGCCTTGTCCACCTTGGCGTCGTAGGTGCGTACCAGCGAGGCCACCCGCGCCTTGATGCGCGGCAGGTCGCGGGTCTGGTAGCCGGCCTTGCGCTCGGCGTCCGGCTTCTGCGACTCGACGGACAGGCGGTACAGCATGGCGGCGGTCGACAGCAGCTTCGGCTGGGCATAGCCGAAGTTGAAGTTGGCCTTGGTGGCGGTGTCGCGCTCGGCGATCAGGTGCTCGACCTTGGCGATGTCGGCGGCGTATTCAGCCTTGCGTTTGGCGTCGCCGTTGACCCAGGCCTTCAGCTCTTCATGCTGGGCCGTCTTGCGGGCCAGGAAGTCGCTGCCGGCATACGAGTCCAGCATGCCCTGGCGGTTCTTGTAGTAGTTGTTGATGCTGGCGACCTGGCCGGCGTACTTCAGTGCCGTGTCCTTGTTGTCCTTGGTTTCGCGGTCGATGATGGCCAGCGTTTCGCCCGAAGCCTTGACGAAGGCCGGGTACAGCCAGTCGAACGTGAACTGCACTTCCGATGGCAGGCGGTGGCGGTTGGTGCGGCCGGGATAGCCCATGGCCATGACGAAGTCGCCGTCCTTGACGCCTTCCTTGGCCAGCTTCAGGAAGTGCTGCGGCACGTAGGGTACGTTGTCCTTGCTGAAATCGGCGGCCTTGCCGTCCTTGCTGACGTAGGCACGATAGAAGCCATAGTCGCCGGTGTGGCGCGGCCACATCCAGTTGTCGGTGTCGCCACCGAACTTGCCCACGCCCGATGGCGGCGCGTGTACCAGGCGCACGTCGCGGATTTCCAGCTGCTTGATCTGGTAGAACTCCAGGCCGCCGTAGAACGACGGCACGGTGCAGCGGTGGCCGGCATCCTTCTCGCATGCGGCGATCAGCGCTTTCTGGTTCTTCTCGATGGCGTCGCTGCGGGCCTTGCCGGACAGCTTGGCCACTTCCGGCGTGACCACCTTGTCCGTCACATTCAGCACTTCCTTGGTGACGAAGATGCGCGAGCCCGGCGCGGCCGGCAGTTCCTCGCCCAGCGCGTGCGCCACGAAGCCGTTGGCCAGCAGGTCGCGCTCCGGCGTGGAGTTCTGCGCCACGCTGTCGTACACGCAGTGGTGGTTCGTCACGACCAGGCCTTGCGGCGACACGAACGAGGCCGAGCAGCCGCCCAGGCTGACGATGGCGCCGGCGGGGAATTCGGTCAGCTTCGTCAGGCTGGCCGGGTCCAGCTTCAGGCCGGCGGCCTTGAGTTGCTTGGCGATCTGGGGCAATTGCTGGGGCATCCACATGCCTTCGTCCGCGTAGGCGGAAGTGGCGGAGAGGACGGCGAGCGCGAGAAGTGATTTTTTCATGCGGTTGTCATAGTAGTGGAGTAGGCGGCCGACGCGGACGCGGGCGCTCCGAAGTATCCGCACGACGTGCCACTTCGTCAATCTCAAAATAGTGGCTGGAAACAGAAGGAAATTCGGTGGCGGCATGATGCACCGCACCATCGGCAGGCATGAAAAAAGCCAACGCCGCAGCGCTGGCTTTTTTGATAAAGCTGGGTCGCAGGGTAATTGCTTAGCGCGCTCGTCCGCGGAACACCAGATTGACGATGGCCAGCAGGATCACCGCGCCAAGGAAGGAAACGAGCAATGACATCGGGCTGAAGTCATCGCTATTGATGGTGCCCGTGCCGAACAGAGGCGAGAGCAACCAGCCGCCGAGCAGTGCGCCGACGATACCGACAACCACATTCAGGAACATCCCTTGTTGGGCGTCCGTTTTCATCACCAGGCTGGCCAGCCAGCCAATAATGCCACCGATCACAATCCAGATAATAAAGTTCATGCTCATTCCCCTTATATCGTTGACTAGAAAGACCGGGCATTCAGCCCTGCCGTACGAAAAAGTGTAGGCGTCGTGACAAGGCCGGTCCGTGCGCCAGCGAACGAACCGGCGAAGTTGCGCCGGCGTTGTAAAAACGCACGTATGTGCTTGATTCCACAGGTAAATGATGCCGAGTTGGAAGAGCTGCGCCTGGGTGCGCAAACGAACAGAAGGACCGTGTTGCAGGGGGTATCGTGGCGTTGCATTTACAGCCACCTAGAAAGGAACACCATATGAATAACGAGACGAAGAATTCCCGCCTGGTTACCGGCCTGTTCAACGATCGCGAAAGCGCCGAGCGTGCATACCAGCACGTCACCTCGCGCGGCTACGGTAAAGACGACGTCAACGTGCTGATGTCGGACGAAACGCGCAAACGCCACTTCGCCAGCGATGGCACGGAAACTGAACTGGGCAGCAAGGCTGCCGAAGGCGCTGGCATCGGTGCCGGCGTGGGCGGGGCGATCGGCGCCGCGCTGGCCGCCGTGGCGGCCGTGGGCACGACGCTGGTCCTGCCGGGCCTGGGCGTCGTGGTGGCCGGTCCCCTGGCGGCGGCACTGGCCGGCGCCGGTGCCGGCGGCGTGACGGGCGGACTGCTGGGCGCCCTGATCGGTGCGGGCATTCCGGAAGAGCGTGTCAAGCACTACGAGGAAGGCCTGAAAAACGGCGGCATCGTGATGGGCGTGAACGCCCGTTCCGACGAAGACGCGGCCCATATCGAATCGAGCTGGAAGGACAGCGCCGGCCAGCACGTGATCGGCACCGGTGTCGGCGCGGCCGGTGGTGCGATGGCGGGCATGGCGGCTGGTACGCCAGGCGGTCCGGTGGGGATGGCGGCCGGTGCGGTCGTGGGCGGCATCGCCGGCGGCCTGGCCGGCAAGGGCGCGGCCGAAGTGGTCAACCCGAAGAGCGGTGACGACCTGTCCGACCACCACATGGCGACTGGCGTCGGTGCCGGCGGCGGCGCGATGGCCGGCATGGCATTGGGCGCGGCTGGCGGCCCTGTTGGCATGGCGGCGGGCGGCGCGATCGGCGCGCTGGCTGGCGGCATGGCCGGCAAGGGCGTCGGTGGCCTGATCAACCCGGCCGACGAAAAAGTCTACTGGGAGAACAACTTCCGCAACGAGTCGTATTACAACCCTGCCTATCAGTACGACGACTACGACCCAGCCTACTCGCTGGGCTACAACAGCCGCGCCACCTACCGCGGCAATTGGGATGCCAACGAGTCGTCCCTGCGCAACGACTGGGAACGCACCAAGGGCAATTCCCGCTTGAGCTGGGAAGAAGCCAAGCACGCCTCCCGTTCCGCCTGGGACAAGGTGGAGCGCGCGCTGCCAGGTGACTGGGACCGCGACGGCAAGTAATCAGGTTTCGTTCTTCTTTATCTGCCTTGAGCCCGCGAATGCGGGCTCTTTTTTCTGGAGGCCGGCATGGATTTCGATCGACAAGTCGCCCTGGTCACGGGCGCGGCAGCGGGTATCGGTGAACAGATCGCACGGCGCCTGTACGCCGGCGGCGCTGCGGTAACGTTGGTGGGGCACGACAGGGCGGCGCTGGAGCGACTGTGCCGCGAACTGGATCCGGACGCCAGCCGGACCCTCGCCGTGGAGGCGGACGTGCGCGACGAGGCAGCGATGCGCGATGCGGTCGGGCGCGCGGTCGACAAGTTCGGCGCGCTGCACCTGGCCGTCAACAACGCCGGCCTGACCGGCCCGCACGACACGCCGCTGGAAGCCCTGTCGCTGGAGGACTGGAACACCGTCATCGGCACCGACCTGACCGGCATGTTCCTCAGCCTGAAGGCCGAGCTGCCGGCCATCGTGGCGGCCGGTGGCGGCGCCATCGTCAACCTGTCGTCCGGGAACGGCATCGTCGGCGTGGCCGGCATCGCCGCCTACACGGCGGCCAAGCACGGCGTGCTGGGGCTGACCCGCGCGGTGGCGCTGGAGTATGCGGACAAGAAGGTGCGCGTCAACGCGATCGGGCCGGGCTACGTGGCCACGCCGCGCATGCTGGAGATGCCCCAGGACGCGCTCGATGCGCTGGCCCAGGCGCATCCGCTGGGCCGCCTGGCCACGCGCGAAGAAGTGGCGGAGTTCGCCGCGTTCCTGCTGTCGTCGCGCGCCTCGTTCTGTACTGGCGGCTTCTATCCCATCGACGGCGGCTATACGGCGCGGTAGCCGGCAATCTCGGCGCGCGCCGCCGCGCCGACCCGCTCACCGTCCAGGCCCAGCGCGCGCAGGGTGCGCGCGGCAGTGCCCTGGGCGGACGACGCAATCACCGCCAGCACATGCGCGCCCGTCAGCGGTTCGGTGGGCGTGGCACGCGGCCATGCGGCCAGCTGCTGCATCACGCCTTGCATCGAGCCCTTGGCGCGATACACGCCGCTGGCCGGCGGCAATGGTGCGGCGTCCGTCAGCAAGGCCGGGTCGGCACCGGCGGACGCCAGCGCCGCGCCGTGCTGCGCCGCGATGGCTTTCCCGATGCCGGCCGGATCGACGCCCAGCCGGGCAAAGGCGCGCCGCGCCAGCCCGTCGGGCAGGTCGAAGGCGGCCAGCAGAAAATGTTCCGGTCCCGGCTCACGCTCGCCGGCCGCGTTGGCGTGGCGCTCGGCTGCTTCCGCCAGCGCCTTGATAGTGCGCATATCGTCCAGTTTACGTTTGATTTGCTGCAGCATGGGGTCTCCTTCAAGGGTTGATGAGGGGGGCCAGGCGCTTGTGGGCGGCCTGCTTCGACACGCCCAGCGCGTCGGCCACCTGGCTCCAGGACCAGCCTTGCGCGATGGCCGCGGCCACCGCCTTGCGTTCGAGCTGGTCGGCGGCCAGGCGCAGCGCGACCACGGCGGCCAGGGCCTCGGCCGGGTCGTCGGGATGGGGGAGGG
Coding sequences:
- a CDS encoding S46 family peptidase — its product is MKKSLLALAVLSATSAYADEGMWMPQQLPQIAKQLKAAGLKLDPASLTKLTEFPAGAIVSLGGCSASFVSPQGLVVTNHHCVYDSVAQNSTPERDLLANGFVAHALGEELPAAPGSRIFVTKEVLNVTDKVVTPEVAKLSGKARSDAIEKNQKALIAACEKDAGHRCTVPSFYGGLEFYQIKQLEIRDVRLVHAPPSGVGKFGGDTDNWMWPRHTGDYGFYRAYVSKDGKAADFSKDNVPYVPQHFLKLAKEGVKDGDFVMAMGYPGRTNRHRLPSEVQFTFDWLYPAFVKASGETLAIIDRETKDNKDTALKYAGQVASINNYYKNRQGMLDSYAGSDFLARKTAQHEELKAWVNGDAKRKAEYAADIAKVEHLIAERDTATKANFNFGYAQPKLLSTAAMLYRLSVESQKPDAERKAGYQTRDLPRIKARVASLVRTYDAKVDKALVMHHLKNYLAQPAAEQKPAFNAALGIKSGMSDAELSAALDKLYAGSKLGNDADRNAWLDKKPADFQASNDAFIKAAVATFDSFMKDEAEEEELGGKLQQAYGSYMKAKIAFMKSRGQAVYPDANSTLRVTYGNVAGRPTGADGTTWTAFTTVNGIAAKATGKGEFNAPQAQLAAIKSKDFGKFVDPKLKTVPVNFLATLDITGGNSGSAALNAKGELIGLAFDGTLDSIISDWDFNKANTRDIQVDLRYILWNMKHIDKADNLLKEMGAE
- a CDS encoding GlsB/YeaQ/YmgE family stress response membrane protein, which produces MNFIIWIVIGGIIGWLASLVMKTDAQQGMFLNVVVGIVGALLGGWLLSPLFGTGTINSDDFSPMSLLVSFLGAVILLAIVNLVFRGRAR
- a CDS encoding SDR family NAD(P)-dependent oxidoreductase, which gives rise to MDFDRQVALVTGAAAGIGEQIARRLYAGGAAVTLVGHDRAALERLCRELDPDASRTLAVEADVRDEAAMRDAVGRAVDKFGALHLAVNNAGLTGPHDTPLEALSLEDWNTVIGTDLTGMFLSLKAELPAIVAAGGGAIVNLSSGNGIVGVAGIAAYTAAKHGVLGLTRAVALEYADKKVRVNAIGPGYVATPRMLEMPQDALDALAQAHPLGRLATREEVAEFAAFLLSSRASFCTGGFYPIDGGYTAR
- a CDS encoding Clp protease N-terminal domain-containing protein, with amino-acid sequence MLQQIKRKLDDMRTIKALAEAAERHANAAGEREPGPEHFLLAAFDLPDGLARRAFARLGVDPAGIGKAIAAQHGAALASAGADPALLTDAAPLPPASGVYRAKGSMQGVMQQLAAWPRATPTEPLTGAHVLAVIASSAQGTAARTLRALGLDGERVGAAARAEIAGYRAV
- a CDS encoding helix-turn-helix domain-containing protein; translation: MLELHSLPHPDDPAEALAAVVALRLAADQLERKAVAAAIAQGWSWSQVADALGVSKQAAHKRLAPLINP